The nucleotide sequence AGTGATGGCTTACCGTTTCAATGTATTTCCATTCCACTTCATAATTTATTCTTAAATTTCTATACGTACATTTATCATCAGATGGAGGAAGTACTATAAATACTGGCCTCGTGACCAGTCCTTCAACTCACCCAACGAACATTCGAGCTAAGCTTATCTAGCTCGTAGCATCTAAATTTTCGAGTTCCCATTCCTAGTGCTAGCAAGCTACAAGCAGCAGCAATGGGGAAAACTTGCTCCTTTGTGCTGCTTGGCGCACTGGTGGTGCTCTCACAAGTTGTGAGCCCCATTGCTTGCTCCGGCAAGCTCGCCAAGGCGGCCGGGCACCACAAGCCTGCTGCAGTCAAGGGCCACAAAGACCAGACCACCACTAACCCCTCTTCGTCCGCCGCATACGGCGGCGGCTGGTTACCCGCCGGCGCCACGTATTACGGTAACCCCAACGGCGCCGGAAGCGACGGTTAGTGCTTTGCTTACTTTACTGTTGGTGTTGCACGCATGGGACCTGTATCGCACCCACATTCGTTGAGCTGAGAGATACTGATAAGGAAAGAAATTTGCAGGTGGCGCGTGTGGCTACCAGACCGCTGTTGGGTACCGGCCGTTCTCGTCGATGATCGCCGCAGGGAGCTCGCCTCTATTCATGGCGGGCATGGGCTGCGGCGCGTGCTATGATGTAAGCATAACTCACCAAGCTCCTTCCATTAATGGTGCAAAGTGGACAAGTGGTCGGCTCGGCTTGTCCTGACAAATTATAAAACGTGTTCATGTGGCGTACGCAGGTTAAATGCACGAGCAACTCAGCCTGCTCCGGGAAGCCTGTGACCGTCGTCATCACCGACCTGAGCCCCGGCAACCTCTACCCCGGCGAGCCGTGCCATTTCGACATGAGCGGCACCGCCCTGGGCGCCATGGCGAAGCCTGGCATGGCCGACAAGCTCCGCGCCGGCGGTGTCATCAGGATGCAGTACAAGAGGTACGCAGCAGTACGACATAGGATAGGATCCTCTTCAGTCTACAGTTACACGGGAAACAACGGAAGTAAATGTCTCCTGATCTTGGTGTTCCTGTTAATCATCCTAGGGTGCCATGCAAGTACCCTGGCGTCAACATTGCATTCAGGGTGGACCAGGGCTCCAACCCCTTCTACTTCAAGACCTTGATCGAGTTCGTGGGCGACGACGGTGACCTCAAGGCCGTGGCCCTCAAGGAGGCTGGCAGCGGCGCCTGGACGCCAATGGCGCAGGACTGGGGCGCACTGTGGCGCCTCAACAACGGCAGGCGGCTGCGCGCCCCATTCTGCCTCAAGCTCACATCCGACTCCGGCAGGGTCCTCGTCGTCAACAACGTCATTCCCGCCAACTGGAAGGCCGGGGCCACGTATCGCTCCCTGGTGAACTACCGCTAAGTTACAGCCATATTTATCTGCTCCGTGTGTGAATTTTGTACCTCGAAAAGAAAGAATGTGCGTCCGGGTGCTGCGAGAGGCGGTCTCGGATGAGGAGGAGCTTACGGAACTGTGATGTTCCCTCCCTGGTCTCTGCATTCCCCTAGTGATGTACGTATCATGTGTGTAGTCCGTCTGTCTGTATTTTTCTTAATAAGAGGAAAACGGCGAGAGAAATGACCTTTCACCATCACTTGCTTCCTCTTACTAAAATTTGCACTCTCAAGTTCAATACTCCGAATGGAAGTTCTTCCAATAAAACTTGAACCGGTGGCGTGTATGCACAACAATTCTTTGGACAATAAAATTTCCTCATCATGAAACGCGATAGATGCAAATTACCGTTACTCTGTACTAGCACCATTACCCACCTGGACACTGGGAACCACCGGTAGCTGCGCCTGCGCGATTGATTCTGCTGCCCTGTCATGCCGTGGAAGACACATGCAATTCTCCCGAAAACGTAGTCAAAGGAGCAGAGAGCCTTGAATGTTTCAAATACTGATTGCCCTACTCAATTATTAACATAAGCTGTTTGTTGAAAGTATTTTTAATGGAGCTTCAGTTCTACGTACACATGTATAGACACTACTCTATAAGTCTACGTACAAAATCTTCGGTTGTGTCTTTTCTATAATCAGGATTCGTTCTACTTGTACTACACTAGTACTCGGCTTTATGAACTAGATAGTGGCCAACCGGTTTGGCATGTGGCTCCCACAAATTAAGACGCTCCACTGGACAGGGATCAGGTGACTTGCCTTCAGGCAGTCACGCTGTAACATGCGGACACACATCCAGCGTCCATTACACATTCAACGGCCATTAGCAATCAATGTGAAAAAAAGCTCCAGATCTAGCACACGCACACATGGAGACGCCCACACTTGTAGCAAGTAGATTTTTAGAAGTACTAGTAATTAAGAGCAGATTTTAGTAGGACCGTTCACAAAAAATATATCTGATAGAAACAACTGGACTGATTATGCATGAACATTAAAAAAATTAAAActgaacaatttttttttgaaattctatAACCAGATCAAGAACCAAAGTCCGGCCACTAAGCAGTATTTTAGACATTTTGTACATCTGATCTGGTGTATGAGTAAGGGCAACTCTAACCGACCGATCCAAATGAAGACATCAAAGTTTGGCTTTGTCCGTCCGTCTATCGGTACACCCAACGCGTCGGGATGCATTTCAGATTGTggacattttttgaattaaaaatatatatacaTTGCCACCCAAAGTCCCTTTATTACATTGATTAAAAAATCATAATAAAACCTATATCTAGTGGCCATCACCAGGCGTGTGTCGCTATTTCGGGCGTACGCTGCCATGCTACTCTAGTCGTGTGTTGCTCTGCAACTCCTGGCGCCCATGTCGGGAATGCCACACCTCGTCCTGGCGCCGGTGTCGGGAACACCACACGAGAGCAGCCCCCGGCTGCTTTGTGCCGGGAATGTATCTGGTGCACCGGGGCAATTGATGCTACCAGCGCACCGGTCCCCCGTTCCACATtctaaaatgttcaaaaaaattgtTAAAAAATTGGTGCATTGACACAATATCAATGTATATTTCCATAAAAAATTTAATCAAAATTTAAAACATTGCTCGAGATAAAAAATGACAAATTGCCTCGGTGCACCAGATACGTTTCCGCTTTGTGCCGGCGTGTACAACTAATGCTGCTCCTTCCCCAGCGGCGTGGCCGAGGCATCCGATCCCACCCGACGGGGAGCTGCTACATCGGTGGCGTCTCGGAGTAGTAGCTGGCTAGCGAGTAGCTGCGGGGGGAGTCGCTGCACCGGCGACGTGGCCGGGGCGATACCGTGGCTGCTACTGGCGAGGTGTGCCGTGTGGtgagaaagaaaaaataaataaaaagatggATGGGTGGATGGCAGCTGGGCCAGGCGGGACATGCAGCTGACGGAGGTGGACGAAGAAAACGCAGAAAACGTTCGCTTTGTGTCCGTCTCCAACCCAAATCTGAGTCAAATTTGGGACGAAAATTTGTCCGAACACATGACACTGTGTTTTGCATTGGTCTATCTATTTTTTCCGCGCGGACACACAGACGGATTGCCTCGctgtgttggagttgctcttaatgCATAGCTGCTGTTTTTAGAGAAATGCATAGCTGCTGTTGGATGTACATGAAAACTACAAGTGTGGGCGTCTCCGTGTGTGCGTGTGCTAGATCTGGAGCTTTTTTTCACTTTGATTGTTGATGGCCGTTGGATGTGTGCCCGCATGTTACAGCGTGACTGCCTGAAGGCAAGTCACCTGATCCCCGTCCCGCTCCACTTGTAGAATTTAACATCCATACCCAATTTTCTACACCAGTGTGCATTATACTCATCGTGTGTACTATGATATTTAGTTGTGTTTGCTATTTCTATCATGTTTTTGTCCAAGATGGTATATTTTATTTTCCTGCGACAACATTTTATCCAAACTATTGCCAGAGAAAGattccttcctgaatttgatctcatttTAAAAAACAAAACATATTGATTCAATTTATAAGGGAAAGCTGATCGAAAGCCTAAACAAGACGGCTCTGTTTacaagaaaaaacaaacaaaaaattgcACATGCAACGAGGCCTTGTTGGCCACAAAACACTAGACCACAGTCATAAAGCACAGGCAGACGCTAGGATTCAGAGACACCACTCAACTTCCCGAGCTCGCATGCGAGCCACAACGCCACGTCACTCGGACACATTGTAGCCCTTGCTACATGAGACGATCGCCCGCAATCCACAAAAGTTACGCCAAACATCTAAGGCCATTGTTGTCCCAACATACTAGCCAGACTGGCTCATCAGATCGTTTCTACCGGGCCGACAAACTCACTACCCTTGCCGCATTAGGTCACAACCCATGCAACACTGAGCGGCTAGCCTACAGCCTAGAGTTGTCGCCGCACCTCCATTCGAGATCGCTGCCTTGGTGCACATCCATTGTTCAGAGTCGTCGCTCCGGCATCACAAACCCATACCACAGAGCAGCCGACCCAAAGTGCCATGACCCACCAAACCAGAAAGGAACACTGAAAGAAGAGTAGATGGCGGCACGACAACGCCCAAAGGCAACACCAGTGGATAGTAGCGCCATTACCAAACCGAACACGACCACCCGCAGCAAAGAAAAGACAATGCCTTCAAGAAGAGAAACGACGCCCACAGACGCTGCCATCATAGAACTTTTCCTCAAAACCATATCCATCACAATAAAGATACTCAAGAGTACCGTAGGTCTCCAAGGCAACGCCGGAGAAGGCTAAAATTGATTAGATGCGAGACGCGCAACCGGGCGAAGAGGCACATAGCACCGCTAAGGTGGACGTCCACACCACGAGCTAGACCCAGTCGATGCACCAGACAGAGAGCATGGGAAGCCGACACCATCGTGACTAACGCACAGGACACGACGAAACCTTCGACAGGAGCATGGGCTCCTCTCGAGATCTCCCAAAGCTTCGTGTGCTTCTTGTCTCCCAAAAAATACGTGTTAAATCAGCGACTTATGTTAACCTCTGTAGATACTGATTtcctgcgaaaccaaaaacaagcagaaaacaggaactgacatTGAGCACTAAactaataggttagtccaaaaaaatagtataaattgctataaaatgtatataaaatgataatataatagcatgaaagaatcaaaaattatagatacgtttcaGATGTATCAACGACTTGCATGATCATCCTTGTGTCCTCATCTAAATCCTCCATCTTCAAGGCGTGAGCATCTTCGTGTCCTCCGGGGCAGCTGCAATCCCTACCTTCTTCTTCTCGAGCATGGCCTTATTCTCTTTGAGCTTGAGTTTCTTCTGAGTCGCCACCATCAACATGATAAGTATCTCGGCCATGCATGCCTACTTGACGTCTGAGCCTTGACGTATGCCCCCTCTTTCTTCACCAAGATGTCTCCAAACCTCCCTGTCATCTTGTCCGCCACACCTTCTCgcttcgccctctcctcctccgacTTCTTGTCCCAAAACCCTCTTCTAACCTTCTTGGGCGGTTCTTTTGTTGGGTTGGTTGGATCACCGGTTTCTTCCTTGGTGCCATGGGCGACAGTCTTAGCAATGTATAGCTTCCACTTGGGTTGtccattcaacttcaaccaacaatgcatgacgGCGAAGGTTTTCTTCTCCAACTTTAAGAACACACTACATGCACGGGAAGACTACAAAATAAAACATTGTCAACAATGCATATCCGGCTACAAATGATcatcaaaacaatgcatatccggttACAAATTGTTaataaaacaatgcatatccggctACAAATGGTCAACAAAACAATGCATATGAGGCAAAATTCCTGGTTCAGGAGGTTTAAACAAGACTTTAGTCTTCTCAAATATAGATCATCTGTTGAACTTGAAGGCTACATTAACACCTTCCcgcaaaacaatgcatatccggctACAATCTTGTGTGCTTTGTAAAACCATGTAAATCCTACACATTTACCATGTTTGCTTAATACAATGAGACTGTAGGAAACTCTCCTACAGTCATTTAAAGCTAAAAAAGAATGCATATCCGGTTACAGAAGATcaacaaaacaatgcatatccggctACAAATGGTCCACACAACAATACATATCTAGCTACAAATAATTTACACAACAATGCATAAATGGTTGCAAATAATGTACACAATCTCGTAATGCGCGGTTGGGCGATGGTGGGATGGACCCACGGCCCAGGCCCCGACCTCCACCATGTCCCCCACCAGCACCcgcaccaccacgaccaccacctacGCCTCCACCAGCCTTCTGATTCTTGAGTGTTGGCGCCTTTGCATCCTTCGCTTTGACGTGACGATTTTGCCGTCTCAACAAGTTGATCTTCCAGACGAGCATGATCCCCTGACCTGCGTGTCCATGCATCGACGGTGGGAAGAAAGAGAGCGGGCGAAAAAGGGTGAGAATTGGATGAAGAGCGGTGGGATGAAAGAAAAGACTGGGGGCAGGGAGAGACTGCTCGAACTCACGCCGGCTGCTGCTGCTCGATCGATCGTCCATGCGCATGTGGTGAGATTCCCGCGTGCGTAGGATGCGAAGCTGAAAGGAGACGGAGCTCGCGCATGGTGGCCGTGCGTGCTGATTGGCACATCGTCTATTCAAAGCTTCCAATCTATCTATCCATCCCCATCGAGTTCCTGAGTTTTCGCACGTAAACTATGCACAACTATAATACTATTGCCACTTTGCCAGCGTCGCGATCCCATATAATACTATCGTGTTCTTGACGAGCGGCAGCATGTCGGAGCGATTTGCGCATCGTATTCTGCACTGCACGAAAAAGAAATGGCAGACATCGCGGTCAGTGTACACGCATTGCACCAGTGATCCGTCCCGAAATTTCGAAGCTCCACATGCTTCAGAGTGTCCTGTTCACGCTTCAGAGTGTCGGCGAGTCGGAACGGGACGCATACGCGCACGGCCGCGCTACTGTACTGGGACGTGCCGACGTGGGCCGTCGCCGACGGTTGCAAAGCTAGCACTGTAGGGATGGTGAGTCAGCTTCGAGATGGGGCCGATCGTAACTGCCACTGCCTTTCGGTTTTCGTTCCTGGCCCTGCCATTGCGGTGCCCCATGTCCACTACGTAGATCGGGAAGAGGGTACCCATTCCAACGACATGGCAAAGCAGGAAAAGATCAAACAATTTGGACAACTAATTTCTGGTTCAAGAGAAAGAAATAACATTCACTATGCATGCATGGTATCTGTCAAAGCACTAACAATGCATTTGGTATTTCATGAGTATGAGATACATTAAAGGCTCTAATTGGGGGCATTCACTACGGGAATTATCCCTAATCCCGACGGCCTATATTATGCCGACAGCCCCCATCGGCATATATGGAGGTATGCCGACGGCCTACGGCAAGCCGTCGGTGTGAATATGAATGTGACCTCATGTTCTTTGTTTATGAATATGTAGTTTGTATTTGTTTTCGAGTATGTTAGTAATGTGACCTCATGTTCTTTTACATATAGGTCCCTATACTTTATTAAAATCACAAACAATTAATAATAACATCTATTTTATCAAAGTTTTATAGTGTGACCCTCCTCACATATGTTGCTGCCGTCGTCACGAGGGGGGAGGGGGGAACGGCCACGTCGGGCCGACAAGGAGGGAATCCTACGGTGGGTTGGGCCCAGACCGTGTTTAGGGGTGTACCTATGGGCTGGCCTATTACAACCAAGTGAAAAGGTCCATCGGCCAAACCCCATCCGGCGAAAGTCAGAGGCCTAGATCCGTCGGTCAACTGTGCCAAGCTTAAACGGGACGGGAGACTTGGGGGATAGCCATGCTGCCAGGTCTTGCGTTGGGCCCTCTTACACGTCTAGAAGTGTGGTGGCAGGTGTAAGCACCCGGTAGCGGCTCCAGAGTGTGACCACCCTCACGGATGTCGTTGCCGCCGTCTCACAGAGGGAGGAAACGGCCATNNNNNNNNNNNNNNNNNNNNNNNNNNNNNNNNNNNNNNNNNNNNNNNNNNNNNNNNNNNNNNNNNNNNNNNNNNNNNNNNNNNNNNNNNNNNNNNNNNNNNNNNNNNNNNNNNNNNNNNNNNNNNNNNNNNNNNNNNNNNNNNNNNNNNNNNNNNNNNNNNNNNNNNNNNNNNNNNNNNNNNNNNNNNNNNNNNNNNNNNNNNNNNNNNNNNNNNNNNNNNNNNNNNNNNNNNNNNNNNNNNNNNNNNNNNNNNNNNNNNNNNNNNNNNNNNNNNNNNNNNNNNNNNNNNNNNNNNNNNNNNNNNNNNNNNNNNNNNNNNNNNNNNNNNNNNNNNNNNNNNNNNNNNNNNNNNNNNNNNNNNNNNNNNNNNNNNNNNNNNNNNNNNNNNNNNNNNNNNNNNNNNNNNNNNNNNNNNNNNNNNNNNNNNNNNNNNNNNNNNNNNNNNNNNNNNNNNNNNNNNNNNNNNNNNNNNNNNNNNNNNNNNNNNNNNNNNNNNNNNNNNNNNNNNNNNNNNNNNNNNNNNNNNNNNNNNNNNNNNNNNNNNNNNNNNNNNNNNNNNNNNNNNNNNNNNNNNNNNNNNNNNNNNNNNNNNNNNNNNNNNNNNNNNNNNNNNNNNNNNNNNNNNNNNNNNNNNNNNNNNNNNNNNNNNNNNNNNNNNNNNNNNNNNNNNNNNNNNNNNNNNNNNNNNNNNNNNNNNNNNNNNNNNNNNNNNNNNNNNNNNNNNNNNNNNNNNNNNNNNNTTGCGATGGGCCCTCTTACACGTCTGGAAGTGTGGTGGCACatgcaaacacccggcacgcggctccggagtgtgacccccctcacggacgtcgccgccgccgtctcacGAAGGGGGAAACAGCCACGTCAGGCAGACATGGAGGAAATCTTGCGGTGTGTTGGGCCTAGACCGTGTTCGGGAGTGTACCTATGGGATGGCCTATCacaaccaggtgaaaaggtccactGGTCAAACCCCGTCCGGTGAAAGTCAAAGGCCTAGATCCGCCGGTCAACTATGctagggttagacgggacgggggaCTTGGGGGTAACCATGCCGCTAGGTCTTGCGCTGAGCCATCTTACACGTCTAGAAGTGTGGTGGCAGGTGCAAGCACCTGGCACACGGCTACGGAATGTGACCCCCCTCACGAACGTCACTGCTGCCGTCtcacggaggggggaaacagacACTTCGGGCAGACACGAATGGAATCTTGCGGTGGGTTGGGCCCGGATCTTGTTCGCgggttgatacgtctcaaacgtatctataattttttattgttccatgctgttatattaccatttttggatgttttacaatcattttataacaactttatatcatttttgggactaacctattgacatagtgcccaatgcgagttgttgttttttgcttgtgttttttactttgcagatatcggtaccaaacggagtccaaatgtagcgaaactttttggaaaatttttatggaccagaaggaacaagttgggccaaagaagtaccagaggggagccccgaggggggcacagcccacctaggcgcgcctaggggcctgatacgtctccaacgtatatataatttttgattgttccatgctattatattatctgttttggatgataacgggctttattttacacttttatattatttttgggactaacctattaaccggaggcccagcccaaattgttgtttttttgcctatttcagtgtttcgcagaaaaggaatatcaaacggagtccaaacggaatgaaaccttcgggagcgtgatt is from Triticum aestivum cultivar Chinese Spring chromosome 3A, IWGSC CS RefSeq v2.1, whole genome shotgun sequence and encodes:
- the LOC123059390 gene encoding expansin-B11, translated to MGKTCSFVLLGALVVLSQVVSPIACSGKLAKAAGHHKPAAVKGHKDQTTTNPSSSAAYGGGWLPAGATYYGNPNGAGSDGGACGYQTAVGYRPFSSMIAAGSSPLFMAGMGCGACYDVKCTSNSACSGKPVTVVITDLSPGNLYPGEPCHFDMSGTALGAMAKPGMADKLRAGGVIRMQYKRVPCKYPGVNIAFRVDQGSNPFYFKTLIEFVGDDGDLKAVALKEAGSGAWTPMAQDWGALWRLNNGRRLRAPFCLKLTSDSGRVLVVNNVIPANWKAGATYRSLVNYR